The Streptomyces sp. NBC_01463 DNA window GCTCTTGCCGTCCAGGAAGAGCGGGGTCGCGGTCGGTCCGGGGGCCACGGCGTTGACGGTGACGTCCCGGCCGCGCAGTTCGCGGGCGAGGATCAGCGTCATCGCCTCGACCGCGCCCTTGGTCGCCGCGTAGGCGGCGTAGGCCGGCTGCTGGAGCCGGGTGACGGACGTGGAGAAGTTGACGAGCGCGCCGCCGGTGCGCAGCCGCCGGGCGGCGAGCTGGGAGACGACGAACGTGCCCCGCACATTGACCCGGTGCATCCGGTCGAAGGCGTCCAGGGCCATCTCCGCCAGCGGGGCGAGCAGCATGATCCCGGCGGTGTTGACCACCACGTCGACGCCGCCGAGGCGCTCCTCGGCCGTGTCGAACAGGGCCGTCATCGCCGTCTCGTCCGCGACGTCGCCGGACAGGGCGACGGCCGTGCCGCCCGCCTCCCGGATCGAGGCCATGACCCGCTCGGCCCGCTCGGCGCTGCCGGAGTAGTGCACGACCACCGGCATGCCGTCGGCGGCCAGCGCCTGCGCGACCGCACCGCCGATCCCTCCCGAGCCCCCGGTCACGATCGCCACCCGGGGCACGGACTGCTCGCCGGTGGTCGTGCCGTTGCCGTTGTCGTCGGTGGTGGTCATGGCGACCTCCCTCTCATTTTGTGGACGATAAGTACATTAACATCATGTGGACGAGTGGTCCATATATATGTGGCCCGGGTGTCCATATAGTGGCTCGGGGGGCCGTGCCGGACGAGGAGGACACGCATGGAACGGACAGAGGCCGGGGGACCCGGCCCGCTCACGCCCGGGCGCGGACGGCGCCGGGCGGAGGACGTCCGGCACGCGACGCTGACCGCGGCCGCCGATCTCCTGCTCGCCGAGGGCGTCCGCGCCCTGACCTTCTCCAAGGTCGCCGCCCGCGCGGGCGTCAGCAAGATGACCCTCTACAAGTGGTGGCCCTCCCCCGGGGCCCTGGCCTTCGACGCGTACTTCAACGCCTTTCAGGCCACCCTCGCCTTCCCCGACACGGGCGACATCCGGCGTGATCTGACGACACAGCTGCACGCGTTCATCGATCTCCTGAACGGCAACGGTCCCGTCGTCGCCGGCATCATCGGGGCCGCCCAGGGCGATCCCGATCTCGCCGATGCGCTCTCGACGCACTACGTCACCCCGCGCCGCGCCCTCGCCGTCGAACGCCTCGCAGTCGCCCGCGACGCGGGCCAGATCCGGGCCGACGCCGACCTGGAGACGATCGTCGACCAGCTCTGGGGAGCCGTCTACCACCGGCTGCTGATGCCCGCGCAGCCGCTGACGACGGAGTTCGCCGACCGGCTGGTCGACCACCTGTTCCGGGGCGTCGCCACGGACCCCGCCGCCGACTCACCGGGACCGGCCGGAAGTTGAGGGCGAGCGGCCCCGACTGGGCCACCACCCCTTATCTTTGGCCGATGCGCGCCCACTCCGTCGACCGCCCGGCCGACCTCGACACCGTCCGCGAGTCCTACGACCGCGTCGCCGACAACTACGCCCACATGGTGCTGACGACGGGAATCGGGGACATCCGCCGCCATCCCTGGCTCAAGGCGTCGATCGACGCCTTCGCCGACACCGTGACCGGCCTCGGACCCGTCCTCGACGTCGGCTGCGGCCCCGGAACGGTCACCGCCTACCTCGCCGAACGCGGCCTCGACGTGTCCGGCGTCGACCTCTCCCCCCGCATGATCGAGAACGCGCGCCGGCTGCACCCGGAGTGCCGCTTCAGCGTCTCCTCCGCCACCGACCTCGACCTCGCCGAGGCATCGCTCGGCGGTGTGCTCGGCTGGTGGTCGCTGTTCAACCTGCCCCGTGCCGTGCTGCCCCAGGTGCTCGCCGGGTTCGTGCGCGCCCTGAAGCCGGGCGGACACTTCATCACCGCCACCCATGTCGGCGACGAGGACCTGGTGCGCACCGAGGCCTACGGCGGTGTGCCCGTCAGCTGGACGACGCACAAGTGGCGCCCGGAGCAGTTCGTGGAGCTGATCGAGCAGGCCGGACTGCACCCGGTCGCCGATCTCCGCATCCCCGCGGACGAGCACACCGGTCCCGGCGTCGTCGTCATGGCCAGGAAGCCCGCCTGAGAGCCGGACGGCACACGGGAGCGGGCGGGCGGCATCAGTGCCGCCCGCCCGCTCCCCCGTCTCAGACGGCCCGGTAGGCCGCCCTCAGCTTCGCCACCGCACCGGTCAGGTCACCGGTCAGCAGCAGGTGATCGGCGTCCGCGAACGGCTTGGACACCTTCTCCGTCAGCTTCCCGCCGGCCTTCTGCTGGACCAGCAGCCGGGCCTGGCCGACGATGGTCCGGCCCACCTCGGTCCGGCCGAGACCGGTCCTCTCCGCCACCTGGGCGGCCAGCGCCAGCGCGGTGAGCGTCAGCTCGCCGCCGGCCGGGGGCTTCCTCAGCGTGGTGAGTCCCCAGCCGTAGGGGAACTGCGGGTCGTACGCCGCGTCGCCCACGTTGATCGGCAGCTGCGCCTCGGACTTCGGCCAGGTGACCGGGAGCTGTCCGGTGAAGGCCCGCTTGCCGTAGAGCACGTCGGCCACGCCGTCGCCCTCGGTGCCCGGCAGCCAGGAGGCCACCAGCGCGTCGATGCCGCCCAGCCGGTCGCCGATGAGCTGCGGGCGGCCCGAGACGATCAGGACGGCGCACTTCATCGCGGCGCACACCTTGTCGACCGCGGCCTTGTCGGCGGCGGAGAGTTCCAGGTCGTGACCGTTGCCGACGTCGCCGATGCCCTCGGCGTACGGGGTCTCGCCGACCACCACGACACCGACGTCGTAGCCGTCCGTCGCGGCCGACGCGTCCTTGGAGTACGTGACCGAGGCGGCGTCCTTCCTCATGGCCGAAAGGATCGTGGTGCCCGGGGTGATGTTCCCGGACGAGCCCTGCCAGCTGACGGTCCAGCCGCCGGCCTGGTTACCGATGTCGTCGGCGTTGGAGCCGGCGACGTACACCTTCTGCGAGGACTTCAGCGGCAGCACGCCGCCGTCGTTCTTCAACAGCACCTGGGACTTGGCCGCGGCCTCACGGGCCACGGCGCGGTGTTCGGCCGAGCCGACCTTGCCGAGGTTGGCGGTGTCGGCGTACGGCTTCTCGAACAGGCCCAGCCTGAACTTCTGCGTCAGGATGCGGGAGACCGCGTCATCGATCCGGGCCTGGGTGATGCGGCCCGCGGTGACCTCGTCCTGGAGCGTCCTCGTGAAGTCCTTGTACGCCGTCGGCACCATGATCATGTCGAGGCCGGCGTTGACCGAGGTGCGGACGTCGCTCGCGTAGTCGCCGGGGATCTGGTCGATGGCCTGCCAGTCGCTGATGACGAACCCGTCGAAGCCCATCCGGTCCTTCAGCACGCCGTTGATCATCGCGGCGTTGGCGTGCATCTTCACCGGGCCCTCGTCGTCCCCGAGGATGTCGAGCGAGGAGTAGGACGGCATGACCGTGCCGACCCCGCGCTCGACGGCCTCGGTGAACGGGGCGAGGTGGACGGCCTCCAGCTCCTGCCGGGTGACCTTGGTGACGCCTTGGTCGATCGGGTACGAACCGGTGGTGGAGGAGCCGTACTCCGTACCGCCGTCGCCCACGTAGTGCTTGGCGGTCGCCAGCACCTTGTCGTTGCGGTCCAGGTCCTTGCCGGAGGCCGCTCCCTGCATGCCCTGGATCACCGTCTCCAGCGACTCCACGAGCGCCGGGTCCTCGCCGTACGCCTCGTAGGCACGGCCCCAGCGGTCGTCGCGCGAGACGCAGAGGCAGGGGGCGAAGTCCCACGGGATACCGGTGGCGCGCACCTCGTTCGCCGTGACGGCGCCAGTCTTCTCGACGGTCCGCGGGTCGCGGGTCGCGCCGAGACCGACGTTGTGCGGCATGATCGTCGAGCCGATCACGTTGTTGTGGCCGTGCACCGCGTCCACGCCGTAGATCAGCGGGATCTGGAAGCGGGTCGCCTGGGCGCGCAGCTGGTAGGAGTCGACCGTCTTCGCCCACGCGGCCGGGGTGTTGGGCGTCGGGACGGAGCCACCGCCGGAGAGCAGCGAACCGAGGTCGTAGGTGGCGATGTCGCCCTGGGAGCTGAGCGCGTTGCGCTCGGCCTGGGTCATCTGGCCGGCCTTCTCGGCGGGCGACATCCGGGCGAGCAGGTCGGCGACCCGCTGCTTCACCGGCAGCTTCGGGTTCTGGTAGGGCAGCCCGTGGGCGTCGATGACGACCTGCGGGTTCTCCTTCGGCGGCCTGGCGCCGGTGACGGTGAGTTCGAGCGGGACCGTCTTCGCGGAGGCGGATCCGGTGATCTTCTTCGTGTCGACGGAGACGCGGTGCGCGGTGCCGGAAGCCGTGCCGGCGGGGAAGGTGTACGTGCCGCTGACCGGGGTGTAGTCGGTGCCGGATGCCGCGCTGCCGCCCTTGGTCTCGTAGGCGACGGTCACGGGCTCGTCCAGCGGGAGGGAGCCGGTGGTGGCGACGGAGAGGTCGATGTCCGCGGTGGCGCCCTGCGTGACGGGGTGGACGGCCGCGTCCGTGACGACGCTCGCCTTCAGGGCGGCGTCCGCCTTGCCGTACAGCTCCATGCCGTCGATGGCGAACTTGCCGGGGGCGCCGGGCGGCAGGGTGAGGGCGTAGCCCCACATCTCGTTGAGGCCCAGTACCTGGTCGATACCGCCGACCGGCTGGTAGTCGCCGCGGTAGGTGAAGTCGGCGAAGGGGACCTCGACCTGGTGCCAGCCCTCCCAGTCGTCGGTGAAGGAGGTGGTCCACAGCTCGGAGGCCTCGCCGTGGGCGCCGCCGTCCTTGATCTCGAAGCTGATCTTCCTGCCCGAACCGGGCGGCAGGGGTGCGGTGTTCTGGCCGTACCACCAGAACCGGATGCCCTTGTGCGCGGACCAGTCGTGGGCGGGCCGGTCGGCGGCGTAGTCGTGGCTGAGTCCGCCGTAGCCGCTGATGTCGTAGGTGCCTTCGAGGACCTTGGCGCCCTCGGGCGCGTCCGCGCGTTCCTTCAGTGCCAGGGCGGGCGGGTCGTCGGCGTCGCCGCCCCAGGTGAAGATGCCCTCGGCGGGCTGGTTCGCGAAGGGGACCTCGCCCTCGAACCGGTCGACGGCCACGGGTGCCGGATCGTCGGCCGCGGCGGGCGCCGCCGCGCTGGGGACCGCGCCGGCGAGCAGGCCGGCGAGGACGGTGGCGGCGGCGAGTGCGGCCGTCGCGGGTCTCGCGCGGTGACGGGTGCGTGGTGGCATGTGCGGCTCCTCGGTACGGTGACCGCGCGCGGCACGGCGGGGTGCGGATGCCGTGCCGCGCGCGGGGTGCGGGTGTGACCTTGAGGTGCGGGGGTGCTTCTGCCGGACGGGCCGGTTACTTCTTCTGCTCGACGCGCACCCAGTCGATCTCCGCCTTGATGCCGCCCTGCGCGATCCGGTCGACGCTGGACTGCGGAAGACCCCAGTAGGGCGTGGTGACCTTGTTCCAGCCGGCCGGATAGGCGCCGCCGAGGGCCAGGTTGAGGATCACGTACTGGTTGTGGTCGAAGACCCACTGGCCGCGGGTCGACTCCAGCTTCTGGCGCGAGGTCGTCTGGACGACCCGGTCGTCGACGGTGAACGTCATGCCCTCGGGCGTCCACTCGACGCCGTAGGTGTGCCACGCGTCGGCGCGGCCGCCGTTCGGATACGTCTGCTGCTTGCCGATGTTGCCGTCGGCCGAGTAGCCCGGGCCGTGCAGGGCGGAGCTGGTCCAGTCGCCGTAGCCGATGTTCTCCATGATGTCCGTCTCGCCCGAGCCGGGCCAGGAGACGGACGGGTCGTCGACATTGCTGCCGAGCATCCAGAAGGCGGGCCAGAAGCCGTCGCCGACCGGCAGCTTCATACGGGCGCTGACCTTGCCGTAGGTGAAGTCGAACTTGGTGTTGGTGTCGACCCGGCCGGAGGTGAAGTCGAAGGTGCCGTTGGGCGTGGGGGTGCACGCCTTGCAGTACTTCGACTCCAGGACGAGGGCGCCGTTCTCGGTGCGGATGTTGTCCGCCGAGTCGACGTAGGCCTGCGACTCGCCGTTGACGGGTCCCATCTCCGTGCCGGTGCGCACCACCCGCCACTTGGAGCGGTCCAGCCCCGAGCCGGTGAAGTCGTCGAAGAAGGTGGTGCTGTAGGCGCCGCCGGGGTTCTTGGGCAGGGCCGGGTAGGCGGCGTCGGCGCTGCCTCCGGTGCCCCAGACCTGCAACTCGTAGAGGGAGTAGCCGAACTGGGCGGTGGCGGGCGCCGGGTTGTAGAACGAGCGGCGTTCGACACCGAGCATCCGGACGTAGCGCCCGGTCGCCGGGGTGGGCAGGGTGACCGTGTCATGGCGTCCGGCGGCCTCGCCCGGCGCCTTCACATCGGCGCGGCGGGCGGCGACGTCGGCGGCGGACGGCTGGTAGACGGTGCGCCAGGTGCGGTTGTCGTCGGAGACCTGGATCCGGTAGTCGACGGCGTAGGCCGCCTCCCAGTACAGGTCGACGGTGTCGATCGTGGAGGTGGCGCCCAGGTCGACGCCGACCCAGCGGTCCGCGTTCCAGTCGCTGGACCAGCGCGACTGGTCCGCCTTGAGGTCGGCCGGCCAGCCGCCGTCGGTGACGAAGGCCGGTGAGTTGCCGGCGTGCTGGTAGAGGTTGCCGTACGCGGGGTGGTTCAGGGCCAGGTTGGTGCGGGTCGTGGAGGCGGGGGCCTGCTCCCCTCCGTACACCTTGAAGGAGTACAGGGAGTAGCCCCAGGCGGTCGCGCGCTGGATGCCGCGCATCCGGACGTAGCGTCCGGTGACCTCCTGCGGGTAGGTGTGCGCAGTGACGCTGCCGCCGGTGCCGTCGTCCTCGGTGTAGAAGGCGGTCCAGTCGGTACCGTTCTTCGACACCTCCAGGACGTACTTCTTGCCGTAGGCGGCCTCCCAGTCCAGGGTGACCTGGCTGATGCGGAGGGTGGCGCCGAGGTCCACCCGGATCCAGGCGTCGTCGGCGGTGTTGCTCGACCAGCGGGTGGTGCCGTTGCCGTCGGCGGCGGCCCCCGGTCCTGTGGCGTCGTTCTCGCTGCCGGACGCGGTGACGGCGCCGGGGTCGGCGGTGTGGGCGGCGGCCGCCCGGTCGGTGTCCCAGGCCGCGGCCTGCGCCGCCGGCCGGGGGGCGGCCGGAGCGGCGAAGGCCATGGGGGCGGCGAGGGCGATCAGTGCGGCGGTGGTGGCTGCCAGAGTCGTACGAGAGGGCACGGTGGGGCTCCCGTTCGTATCCAAGGAGGCTGCGCGGCCACGCGCGCGGGCGCGGCTACGCGTTGCGGGTGAGGTGGATGGTGTCGCGGTACCACTTGGCGCTGTCCTTGAGCGTCCGCACCTGCGTGTCGTAGTCGACGCGGACGATGCCGAATCGCTTGTCGTAGCCGTAGGACCACTCGAAGTTGTCCATCAGCGACCAGGCGAAGTACCCCCGGACGTCGGCCCCCTGAGCGCGGGCGTCGGCGACGGCGGCGATGTGGTCGGCGAGATAGGTGGTGCGGTCGGCGTCGTGGATCTCGCCGTCCGCGGAGACGGTGTCGTCGAACGCGGCACCGTTCTCGGTGATGACCGTCGGGAGGGCGTAGTCCTTCTCCAGACGGACCAGCAGGTCGGTGAGGGCCGTGGGGGTGATCTCCCAGTCCATGGCGGTACGGGGCAGCTCGCGCTCCACGACCCGGGTGACGGGCAGCCCTTCGGCGTCCGTCGTCGCGCCGTCCTCGGTCACGCCGGAGAACAGCGTGCCGCGGTAGAAGTTGACGCCGAGGACGTCCAGCGGGGTCGCGATGACGGCCAGGTCGCCTTCGTGGACGGGGAGTTCGATGCCCTGGGCGGCGAGGTCGGTGACGATGTCCTCGGGGTAGGCGCCCTTGACGACGGGATCCAGGTAGAGACGGGCACCGAGCCCGTCGGCGCGGCGGGCCGCCTCGGCGTCCTCGTGGCTGTCGGTCTCCGGGGTGGCGGTCCCGAGGTTGAGGGTGATGCCGAGTTCGAGCTCGTTGCCGCGGGCGTCGGCCTGCTCCCGCAGGTACTGCGAGGCGAGGCCGTGGCCCAGCAGCAGGTGGTGGACGGCGTGGATCGCCTCGCCGAGGTTCTTCCGGCCGGGGGCCTGGGCGCCGTAGGCGTATCCGAGCATCGCCGAGCACCACGGCTCGTTCAGCGTGGTCCAGTGCTTCACCCGGTCGCCCAGGGCGTCGTAGGCGAGGGCGGCGTACTCGGCGAAGCGGTAGGCGGTGTCGCGGGCCGGCCAGCCGCCCGCGTCCTCCAGCTCCTGCGGCAGGTCCCAGTGGTAGAGGGTGATCCACGGGGTGACGCCCTTGGCGTCGAGCTCGTCGACCAGGCGCTTGTAGAAGTCCAGACCCTTGGCGTTGGCGGGGCCGCGGCCGCCCGGCTGGATGCGGGGCCAGGCCAGCGAGAAGCGGTAGGTGTCGACGCCCAGGTCGGCGATCAGCGCGACGTCCTCGGGCATCCGGTGGTAGTGGTCGCAGGCCACGTCGCCGTTCTCACCGCGGACGACCATGCCCGGCACCCTGCTGTACGTGTCCCAGATGGACGGCGTTCTGCCGTCCTCGGCCGCCGCGCCCTCGATCTGGTACGCGGCTGTGGCGACGCCCCAGCGGAAGTCGGCGGGCAGACCGGGTACGGCCTGGGCGGCGATCTCGCGGGCGTAGGCCTGGGGGGTGACGAGGTTCATGGTTCTCCTGTGGTGTGCGGTGCGTATGTCGCTACGAACGGGCGACTGCGGGGGCCGGGGCCTCCCGGTGGAGCCAGCAGGCCACCGAGCGCGAGCCGTCGCTCCCGTCCGGGGCGGCGAGCACCGGGACGTGGCTGTCGCAGGCCTCGACCTTCTTGGCGCAGCGGGGGTGGAAGGCGCAGCCGGCCGGCATCGCGGACAGGTGCGGGGGCGAACCGGGGATGCCGCTGAGCTCGCGGCGGGGTCCGTGCAGCGCGGGGAAGGAGTGCAGCAGTCCGTCGCTGTACGGGTGGTGGGGGTCGCGGTAGATCTCGGACGCGCCGGCCTCCTCGACGATCCGGCCGCCGTACATGATCGCGATCCGGTCGGAGAACTCGATGAGGAGCGAGATGTCGTGCGTGATGAAGACGACCGAGAAGCCGAGCTCCTCGCGGAGCCTGACGAGCTGGCGCAGGATCTGGCGCTGCATGACGACGTCGAGTGCGGTGGTGGGCTCGTCCATGATGACGATCTCGGGTTCCAGCGCGAGCGCCATCGCGATCATCACGCGCTGGCGCATGCCGCCGGACAGCTGGTGCGGATAGGCGCCGAGCCGGTCGGCGGAGATGCCGACGAGGTTCAGCAGCTCCCTGGCCCGCGCGGTCCGTGCCGCCTTCCGCATCTCCGGGCGGTGGGCCTGGAGTACGTCGGTGAGCTGGCTGTGGACCGTGTGGACCGGGTTCAGGGAGTTCATCGCGCCCTGGAAGACGATCGACAGCTCCTGCCAGCGGAAGGCGCGGAGCTCGGGTGCCGACAGGGTCAGCAGGTCGAGCTTCTGGCCGTCGCGCTGGTGGTAGTGGACCTCGCCGCCGGTGATGACGCCGGGCGGGGAGAGCAGCCGGGTGACGGCGTAGGCCAGGGTGGACTTGCCGGAGCCCGACTCGCCCGCGAGGCCGAGGACTTCGCCCCGGTGCAGGGTGAGGTCGATGTCGCGCAGGGCGTGCACGGCGTCGGACCCGGTCCCGTAGTCCACGTTGAGGCCGCTGATGGTGAGGACGGGCTCGCTCATGAGCGGGGCTCCTTCTCGGAGGTGCCCGTACGGGCCACGGGGGTGAAGCCGACGCGCATGCGGACCTTCCGGGAGCCGCCGGTCTCGGTGCGCAGGCGCGGGTTGACGAATTCGTCGATGCCGAAGTTGATGAGGGCGAGCGACATGCCGAGCAGCGCGATGCAGAGCCCCGCGGGGACGAACCACCACCAGGCGCCCTGGGCGAGTGCCTGGTTGGACTGCGCCCAGAAGAGCACGGTGCCCCAGTTCCAGTTCGAGATGTCGGCGACGCCGATGAAGGCGAGCGTGATCTCGGAGAGGATCGCGAAGATGACCGTGCCGACGAAGCCCGAGGCGATGACGGCGGTCAGGTTGGGCATCACCTCGAAGAGGATGATCCGCCAGGTCGACTCACCGGTGGCCCGGGCCGCCTCGACGTAGTCCCGGCGGCGAAGCGAGAGCGTCTGGGCGCGGAGCACCCGGGCGCCCCAGGCCCAGGAGGTGAGGGCGATGACGCCCGCGATCAGGAGGTCGCCGGTGTCGGTGACGAAGCTGGCGATGATGATGATCAGCGGCAGTCCGGGGATGACGAGGAAGACGTTGGAGAGCAGCGAGAGCACCTCGTCGGCGGTGCCGCCGAGGAAGCCGGCGCTGACCCCGATGAGCACGGAGAGGATCGTGGCGAGGATGCCCGCTATGAAGCCGACGACCAGGACGCCGCGAGTGCCGACGAGGATCTGCGAGAGCACGTCCTGACCGGTCTGCGTGGTCCCGAACCAGTGGGATCCGGAGGGCGGCTGGAGCAGTTCGTTGCCCATCGTGTCGGGGTCGTACGGGGCGATCCACGGGCCGATGACGGCGATCAGCACGAAGAAGAGCAGGATGCACAGTCCGACGACGGTCTTGCGTCCGCGCAGGAAGCGGAACCTGCGCTTGCTTGCGGCCGGGGTCTCGATCGCGTCGAGTACGGCGACCTCTGTGGCGGTGACAGCCATGTGTCCTAGGCCTCCCTTCGGGTACGGGGGTCGAGGAGCATGTAGAGGACGTCGGCGAGGAGGTTCGCCGCGAGGACGGAGAGCGTGATGATGAGGAAGATGCCCTGCATGAGGGGATAGTCCTTGGCGCCGACGCCCTGGAAGAGCTGGTAGCCGATGCCCGGGTAGGAGAAGACCATCTCCACCAGGAGCGTGCCGCCGACGATGAAGCCGAGCGAGAGGGCGAAGCCGGAGATGTTGGGCAGGATGGCGTTGCGTGCCGCGTAACCGAACATCACCCGGCGCTCGGAGAGGCCCTTGGCCTGGGCGACCATGACGTAGTCCTCGCTGGACACCGTCACCATCATGTTGCGCATGCCGAGGATCCAGCCGGCCACGGCGCTGAGGACGATCGTGAACCCGGGCAGCACCCCGTGGTACAGCGCGCTGGAGATGAACGGCCAGTCGAAGGCGGGCACCAGCGAGTTGTCGTAGCCGCCGTCGGCCGGGAACAGCGGCCACTTCACCGCGAACAGCGAGATGGCGATCAGTCCGAGCCAGAAGTACGGGATGGCGGAGATGAAGGTGGTGACGGGCAGCAGGCTGTCCATCCAGGAGCCGCGCCGCCAGCCGGTGAAGACCCCGATGCCGGTGCCGAGCACGAAGCTGATCAGCGTGGTGATGCCGACGAGGGCGAGGGTCCAGGGCAGCGACTGGGCGATGACCTCGCTGACCGGCGTCGGGAAGAAGGTGAAGGAGAGCCCGAGGTCGCCGTGGAGCAGGTGCGACCAGTAGTCGGTGTACTGCTCCCAGATCGACTGCTTCTTGTCGAGGCCGAACAGGGCCTTGAGCGAGGCGATGGCGTTGGTGTCCAGCTGGCCCTGGAAGCGGGCGATGAGCGACTGGACGGGGTCACCGGGCATCATGCGCGGAATGAGGAAGTTGATCGTGATG harbors:
- a CDS encoding GH1 family beta-glucosidase; translation: MNLVTPQAYAREIAAQAVPGLPADFRWGVATAAYQIEGAAAEDGRTPSIWDTYSRVPGMVVRGENGDVACDHYHRMPEDVALIADLGVDTYRFSLAWPRIQPGGRGPANAKGLDFYKRLVDELDAKGVTPWITLYHWDLPQELEDAGGWPARDTAYRFAEYAALAYDALGDRVKHWTTLNEPWCSAMLGYAYGAQAPGRKNLGEAIHAVHHLLLGHGLASQYLREQADARGNELELGITLNLGTATPETDSHEDAEAARRADGLGARLYLDPVVKGAYPEDIVTDLAAQGIELPVHEGDLAVIATPLDVLGVNFYRGTLFSGVTEDGATTDAEGLPVTRVVERELPRTAMDWEITPTALTDLLVRLEKDYALPTVITENGAAFDDTVSADGEIHDADRTTYLADHIAAVADARAQGADVRGYFAWSLMDNFEWSYGYDKRFGIVRVDYDTQVRTLKDSAKWYRDTIHLTRNA
- a CDS encoding TetR/AcrR family transcriptional regulator — translated: MERTEAGGPGPLTPGRGRRRAEDVRHATLTAAADLLLAEGVRALTFSKVAARAGVSKMTLYKWWPSPGALAFDAYFNAFQATLAFPDTGDIRRDLTTQLHAFIDLLNGNGPVVAGIIGAAQGDPDLADALSTHYVTPRRALAVERLAVARDAGQIRADADLETIVDQLWGAVYHRLLMPAQPLTTEFADRLVDHLFRGVATDPAADSPGPAGS
- a CDS encoding ABC transporter permease; this translates as MKFLLQRLAFYLVTAWAAITINFLIPRMMPGDPVQSLIARFQGQLDTNAIASLKALFGLDKKQSIWEQYTDYWSHLLHGDLGLSFTFFPTPVSEVIAQSLPWTLALVGITTLISFVLGTGIGVFTGWRRGSWMDSLLPVTTFISAIPYFWLGLIAISLFAVKWPLFPADGGYDNSLVPAFDWPFISSALYHGVLPGFTIVLSAVAGWILGMRNMMVTVSSEDYVMVAQAKGLSERRVMFGYAARNAILPNISGFALSLGFIVGGTLLVEMVFSYPGIGYQLFQGVGAKDYPLMQGIFLIITLSVLAANLLADVLYMLLDPRTRREA
- a CDS encoding class I SAM-dependent methyltransferase — encoded protein: MRAHSVDRPADLDTVRESYDRVADNYAHMVLTTGIGDIRRHPWLKASIDAFADTVTGLGPVLDVGCGPGTVTAYLAERGLDVSGVDLSPRMIENARRLHPECRFSVSSATDLDLAEASLGGVLGWWSLFNLPRAVLPQVLAGFVRALKPGGHFITATHVGDEDLVRTEAYGGVPVSWTTHKWRPEQFVELIEQAGLHPVADLRIPADEHTGPGVVVMARKPA
- a CDS encoding ABC transporter ATP-binding protein, with amino-acid sequence MSEPVLTISGLNVDYGTGSDAVHALRDIDLTLHRGEVLGLAGESGSGKSTLAYAVTRLLSPPGVITGGEVHYHQRDGQKLDLLTLSAPELRAFRWQELSIVFQGAMNSLNPVHTVHSQLTDVLQAHRPEMRKAARTARARELLNLVGISADRLGAYPHQLSGGMRQRVMIAMALALEPEIVIMDEPTTALDVVMQRQILRQLVRLREELGFSVVFITHDISLLIEFSDRIAIMYGGRIVEEAGASEIYRDPHHPYSDGLLHSFPALHGPRRELSGIPGSPPHLSAMPAGCAFHPRCAKKVEACDSHVPVLAAPDGSDGSRSVACWLHREAPAPAVARS
- a CDS encoding SDR family oxidoreductase, with the translated sequence MTTTDDNGNGTTTGEQSVPRVAIVTGGSGGIGGAVAQALAADGMPVVVHYSGSAERAERVMASIREAGGTAVALSGDVADETAMTALFDTAEERLGGVDVVVNTAGIMLLAPLAEMALDAFDRMHRVNVRGTFVVSQLAARRLRTGGALVNFSTSVTRLQQPAYAAYAATKGAVEAMTLILARELRGRDVTVNAVAPGPTATPLFLDGKSPELIERIAGASPLERLGTPEDIAAAVAFLAGPGGRWINGQVLFANGGIA
- a CDS encoding glycoside hydrolase family 3 C-terminal domain-containing protein: MPPRTRHRARPATAALAAATVLAGLLAGAVPSAAAPAAADDPAPVAVDRFEGEVPFANQPAEGIFTWGGDADDPPALALKERADAPEGAKVLEGTYDISGYGGLSHDYAADRPAHDWSAHKGIRFWWYGQNTAPLPPGSGRKISFEIKDGGAHGEASELWTTSFTDDWEGWHQVEVPFADFTYRGDYQPVGGIDQVLGLNEMWGYALTLPPGAPGKFAIDGMELYGKADAALKASVVTDAAVHPVTQGATADIDLSVATTGSLPLDEPVTVAYETKGGSAASGTDYTPVSGTYTFPAGTASGTAHRVSVDTKKITGSASAKTVPLELTVTGARPPKENPQVVIDAHGLPYQNPKLPVKQRVADLLARMSPAEKAGQMTQAERNALSSQGDIATYDLGSLLSGGGSVPTPNTPAAWAKTVDSYQLRAQATRFQIPLIYGVDAVHGHNNVIGSTIMPHNVGLGATRDPRTVEKTGAVTANEVRATGIPWDFAPCLCVSRDDRWGRAYEAYGEDPALVESLETVIQGMQGAASGKDLDRNDKVLATAKHYVGDGGTEYGSSTTGSYPIDQGVTKVTRQELEAVHLAPFTEAVERGVGTVMPSYSSLDILGDDEGPVKMHANAAMINGVLKDRMGFDGFVISDWQAIDQIPGDYASDVRTSVNAGLDMIMVPTAYKDFTRTLQDEVTAGRITQARIDDAVSRILTQKFRLGLFEKPYADTANLGKVGSAEHRAVAREAAAKSQVLLKNDGGVLPLKSSQKVYVAGSNADDIGNQAGGWTVSWQGSSGNITPGTTILSAMRKDAASVTYSKDASAATDGYDVGVVVVGETPYAEGIGDVGNGHDLELSAADKAAVDKVCAAMKCAVLIVSGRPQLIGDRLGGIDALVASWLPGTEGDGVADVLYGKRAFTGQLPVTWPKSEAQLPINVGDAAYDPQFPYGWGLTTLRKPPAGGELTLTALALAAQVAERTGLGRTEVGRTIVGQARLLVQQKAGGKLTEKVSKPFADADHLLLTGDLTGAVAKLRAAYRAV
- a CDS encoding ABC transporter permease, whose translation is MAVTATEVAVLDAIETPAASKRRFRFLRGRKTVVGLCILLFFVLIAVIGPWIAPYDPDTMGNELLQPPSGSHWFGTTQTGQDVLSQILVGTRGVLVVGFIAGILATILSVLIGVSAGFLGGTADEVLSLLSNVFLVIPGLPLIIIIASFVTDTGDLLIAGVIALTSWAWGARVLRAQTLSLRRRDYVEAARATGESTWRIILFEVMPNLTAVIASGFVGTVIFAILSEITLAFIGVADISNWNWGTVLFWAQSNQALAQGAWWWFVPAGLCIALLGMSLALINFGIDEFVNPRLRTETGGSRKVRMRVGFTPVARTGTSEKEPRS
- a CDS encoding discoidin domain-containing protein; amino-acid sequence: MPSRTTLAATTAALIALAAPMAFAAPAAPRPAAQAAAWDTDRAAAAHTADPGAVTASGSENDATGPGAAADGNGTTRWSSNTADDAWIRVDLGATLRISQVTLDWEAAYGKKYVLEVSKNGTDWTAFYTEDDGTGGSVTAHTYPQEVTGRYVRMRGIQRATAWGYSLYSFKVYGGEQAPASTTRTNLALNHPAYGNLYQHAGNSPAFVTDGGWPADLKADQSRWSSDWNADRWVGVDLGATSTIDTVDLYWEAAYAVDYRIQVSDDNRTWRTVYQPSAADVAARRADVKAPGEAAGRHDTVTLPTPATGRYVRMLGVERRSFYNPAPATAQFGYSLYELQVWGTGGSADAAYPALPKNPGGAYSTTFFDDFTGSGLDRSKWRVVRTGTEMGPVNGESQAYVDSADNIRTENGALVLESKYCKACTPTPNGTFDFTSGRVDTNTKFDFTYGKVSARMKLPVGDGFWPAFWMLGSNVDDPSVSWPGSGETDIMENIGYGDWTSSALHGPGYSADGNIGKQQTYPNGGRADAWHTYGVEWTPEGMTFTVDDRVVQTTSRQKLESTRGQWVFDHNQYVILNLALGGAYPAGWNKVTTPYWGLPQSSVDRIAQGGIKAEIDWVRVEQKK